A stretch of the Medicago truncatula cultivar Jemalong A17 chromosome 5, MtrunA17r5.0-ANR, whole genome shotgun sequence genome encodes the following:
- the LOC120580574 gene encoding protein MAIN-LIKE 2-like yields the protein MAYLWLENDHRSNEEHIRRWDAQGAPLVTRTRQHIIPSPHIEEYLRQTGFFEVSQIGRYKIDRHIVTALVERWRSETHTFHFRTGECTITLEDVYMLLGLPFCGPFVTAPPNLAWNICAQLLGITPPANKTDGFTLSLSWLKDNLVDNNFSEQSPPEVKIQHTRRYLLYLFGGFLFPNTTGLFVHNSWLYLLMDFNLTRNYSWGSAVLTYLYRGLCEASHPNIKALTGCHFLLQVWGYCRLSYIAPKNDNPLQWPLGLK from the exons ATGGCATACTTGTGGTTGGAAAATGATCACAGATCCAATGAAGAACATATCAGAAGATgg gatgCACAGGGTGCACCTCTCGTCACCCGTACTAGACAACACATAATACCAAGTCCTCATATTGAAGAGTATCTACGTCAAACCGGATTTTTTGAGGTTTCtcaaatagggcgttacaaaatcGATAGACACATCGTAACCGCTCTTGTAGAAAGGTGGCGGTCTGAAACACATACTTTTCATTTTCGAACGGGTGAATGCACAATCACGTTGGAAGACGTATATATGTTACTCGGATTACCTTTTTGCGGACCATTTGTTACGGCTCCTCCAAATCTTGCGTGGAACATTTGTGCTCAATTGTTGGGAATAACTCCTCCAGCAAATAAAACTGATGGTTTTACCCTCTCATTGTCGTGGTTAAAGGATAATCTGGTCGATAATAACTTCAGTGAACAATCTCCTCCGGAGGTAAAAATACAACACACTAGGAGGTACCTACTATACCTCTTTGGAGGGTTCTTGTTTCCTAATACAACTGGATTATTTGTGCACAACTCCTGGTTGTATTTGTTAATGGATTTTAATCTAACAAGAAACTATAGTTGGGGATCGGCAGTGTTGACTTACCTTTATCGTGGCTTGTGTGAGGCATCACACCCAAATATAAAAGCACTAACAGGATGTCATTTCCTGTTACAAGTTTGGGGATATTGTCGGTTGAGTTATATCGCTCCGAAAAATGATAACCCACTCCAGTGGCCGCTTGGATTAAAGTAA
- the LOC120580678 gene encoding uncharacterized protein translates to MASTYLHLKKRIAEKICLGHNMVVSEIMCRNPMFVGATAIHYQALRITDNDDVEFMFNVHKSHSSLSYIELYVTFEMKNPTSNFELNYPSSSSQHQNLPQQQYNTQHCNPSSSSSQPHYNPSSQPFQSQWSQNVYEPPQLITQPHPSQPETLNDEINIFTSQFQDQPTDEVQDDEDNDDEELLAAQNGDENEEDDEDDLPQLPILPIRASYNPPRSMRNVNDDHSTELYHSMALPVDQGIAPGMQFHNKNDCILAIKYYHMKKSTDYIVKKSDPERYVIKCKDTKCGFKLRASWRKKTDKWEIGNMNDHTCVSTEMTQDHHKLSYNVICESVKSLLYMDASITVKVIIAHIREKFNYTVSYRKAWRARNKAIESIYGNWEESYEELPQWLMVMEKDLPGTIIDFQSDPSTEVANETVFKRLFWAFRPCISGFEFCKPIVQIDATWLYGKYKGTLLLAVAQDGNNKIFPIAFAIVEGETKEAWSFFLKNLRQHVTPQENICLISDRHVSIKSAYDDPQNGWHDAPTSHVYCVRHIAQNFMRSFKDGELKKKVECMGYAMNIPTFEYYRSEIAVADRKALAWVDNIPKQKWTQSHDDGRRWGHMTSNLVESQNNVYKGIRGLPITAIVKASYYRLAALFAKRGHEAAARVNSGEPFSENSMKYLRNEVIKSNSHHVTQFDRDRYTFSVRETIDHKEGLPKGEYKVDLQNKWCDCGRFRALHLPCSHVIAACSSFCHDYKTFVDNKFTNECVYAVYNIHFDVVHHQTYWPNYEGPKVVPNKSMRRAKKGRPPITRIRTEMDDVETERRCGVCRMPGHSRKDCINIRHQ, encoded by the exons ATGGCTAGTACTTACTTGCATCTCAAAAAAAGAATTGCGGAGAAAATATGTCTCGGACATAATATGGTTGTGTCTGAAATTATGTGTCGGAATCCCATGTTTGTTGGAGCTACCGCAATCCACTACCAGGCGTTAAGAATAACTGATAACGACGATGTCGAGTTTATGTTTAACGTACATAAAAGTCATAGTTCGTTGTCCTACATAGAGCTTTATGTTACGTTTGAGATGAAGAATCCAACATCTAATTTTGAGTTAAATTACCCCTCAAGTTCTAGTCAACACCAAAATCtaccacaacaacaatataacacACAACACTGCAATCCCTCATCGTCATCGTCCCAACCGCACTACAACCCGTCATCGCAACCGTTTCAATCACAGTGGTCACAAAATGTGTACGAACCACCACAACTAATAACTCAACCTCATCCCTCTCAACCCGAAACTTTGAACGATGAAATCAATATATTCACCTCCCAATTCCAAGACCAACCAACTGATGAAGTTCAAGATGATGAAGACAATGATGATGAAGAACTCCTTGCCGCACAAAACGGTGACGAGAACGAAGAAGACGATGAAGACGATCTGCCACAACTACCAATTTTACCAATTAGAGCTTCTTACAACCCACCAAGGTCCATGCGCAACGTCAACGATGACCACTCAACTGAACTTTACCATTCAATGGCTCTTCCGGTCGATCAAGGTATTGCCCCAGGGATGCAATTTCATAACAAGAATGATTGCATTCTCGCAATTAAATATTATCACATGAAAAAATCAACCGATTATATTGTGAAAAAATCAGATCCTGAAAGGTATGTCATCAAATGTAAAGATACAAAATGTGGTTTCAAATTGCGGGCCTCGTGGAGGAAAAAAACTGATAAATGGGAGATTGGGAACATGAATGATCATACATGTGTCTCAACAGAAATGACACAAGATCATCACAAACTTAGTTACAATGTGATATGTGAAAGTGTTAAATCACTACTATATATGGATGCCTCAATTACAGTGAAGGTTATAATTGCACACATCCGAGAGAAATTTAATTACACAGTTTCATACAGAAAGGCATGGAGAGCAAGGAATAAGGCGATTGAATCAATTTATGGTAATTGGGAGGAGTCTTATGAAGAACTACCACAGTGGTTGATGGTCATGGAAAAAGATTTGCCAGGAAcaataattgattttcaatCAGACCCATCAACAGAAGTGGCAAATGAGACCGTCTTCAAGCGTCTCTTTTGGGCCTTTCGTCCGTGCATCTCAGGTTTCGAATTCTGCAAACCAATTGTCCAAATTGACGCAACTTGGTTGTATGGTAAATACAAGGGAACATTGTTGTTAGCTGTTGCGCAAGATGGGAACAACAAGATATTTCCCATAGCTTTTGCAATCGTGGAAGGCGAGACCAAGGAGGCATGgagtttctttttgaaaaatttaaggcAGCATGTCACCCCACAAGAGAACATATGCCTCATTTCTGATAGACATGTGTCGATAAAGAGCGCGTATGATGATCCACAGAATGGATGGCACGATGCTCCGACAAGCCATGTTTATTGTGTCCGACACATTGCACAAAACTTTATGAGATCATTCAAGGATGGAGAACTAAAGAAGAAAGTTGAATGCATGG GTTACGCCATGAACATCCCTACATTCGAATACTACCGTTCTGAAATTGCTGTTGCAGACCGAAAGGCTTTAGCATGGGTCGACAATATTCCCAAACAAAAGTGGACTCAATCACATGATGATGGTCGACGATGGGGCCATATGACAAGTAACTTGGTAGAGTCACAAAACAACGTGTATAAGGGTATTCGAGGACTTCCGATCACAGCTATCGTGAAAGCATCATATTACAGGTTGGCGGCCTTGTTTGCTAAAAGAGGACATGAGGCAGCGGCAAGGGTAAATTCTGGTGAGCCATTCTCCGAAAACAGCATGAAATATCTCAGGAATGAGGTGATTAAATCCAACAGTCATCATGTCACTCAGTTTGACCGGGATCGATATACCTTTTCCGTCCGTGAAACCATCGATCATAAAGAAGGATTGCCAAAGGGAGAATACAAAGTGGACCTGCAAAATAAATGGTGTGACTGTGGACGGTTTAGAGCGTTACACCTACCATGCTCACATGTCATTGCCGCATGTTCTAGCTTTTGTCACGACTACAAGACTTTTGTCGATAACAAATTCACGAATGAGTGTGTATACGCCGTATACAACATCCACTTCGACGTGGTTCACCACCAGACATATTGGCCTAATTATGAAGGACCGAAGGTGGTTCCCAACAAGTCAATGCGTAGGGCAAAGAAAGGTCGTCCACCAATTACTCGCATTAGGACCGAGATGGACGATGTGGAAACTGAGAGAAGATGCGGTGTTTGTAGGATGCCTGGTCATTCCCGCAAAGATTGCATTAATATTAGACATCAGTAG